TCGCCTGCCGCGAAACCCCAAGTTCCCGGGCGATGTCCGCCTGCGACAGGCCACCGTCGAGAAGCTCCTGCATCAGGTCACGACGCTCAACCGCCAGCGCGCGAGCCAATCTGGTGTGCTCAATGGCTTCGGCCCGCACCTCCTTGATCCGCTGAAACGTCTGGTCACGGCTCGAGTTTCTTGTCATGCAGCAAATCATGACAACCATCGGTTGTCGCTGTCAACCTATGGTTGTCAGTAAGCACGCAGCCGCACCGGTTGGGGCCAGAATTCATGAGGCGGGTTCCAGTCATCGTCGCAACACGACGACTTGATGGCGGGATGGTAGTGCTTGGTCAGCGGACGATGGTGTGGATGAGTTCGAGCAGCGACGTGTCGGTGTTGCGGGCCCAGGCCTGCGCTGCGGCGGTGAGGGCGAGCACTGAGCCATAGAGGAGCTGCTGCCCGCCTTGGCGGGTGATCAGTGTGTCGAGGGAGCGGAACGCCCTGCCTTTGCCGGCGAGGGTGAGGATGTCGGTGGCTGCACGTTCCCCGGTCCAGTGCCCGGCCGGCAGCCGAGCGTGGCTGGCGAGCCCGGTCGGAGCGTCGAGGTCGTGGCCGGACAGCCAGGTGTCGAGTAGCCCGAGGGCGACGCCGATGCAGCCGGCCACAGTGGCGCTGTCGTTGTTCGGGGACTCGGGTGGGACGGAGTCGATT
This genomic stretch from Jatrophihabitans cynanchi harbors:
- a CDS encoding helix-turn-helix domain-containing protein, whose translation is MTRNSSRDQTFQRIKEVRAEAIEHTRLARALAVERRDLMQELLDGGLSQADIARELGVSRQAIQKMMALS